In the genome of Falsirhodobacter halotolerans, one region contains:
- the nrdH gene encoding glutaredoxin-like protein NrdH: MTITLYSKPACVQCDATKRALDKQGVAYTLIDLSEDAAALELVTGMGYRQAPVVVAGTDHWAGFRPDKIGALA, from the coding sequence ATGACCATCACGCTGTATTCCAAACCTGCCTGCGTGCAATGCGACGCGACCAAGCGCGCGTTGGACAAGCAGGGCGTGGCCTATACCCTGATCGACCTGTCGGAAGACGCGGCCGCGCTGGAACTGGTGACCGGCATGGGATACCGCCAGGCGCCCGTGGTGGTGGCCGGAACCGACCATTGGGCGGGCTTTCGCCCCGACAAGATCGGCGCATTGGCCTGA